In Fodinibius saliphilus, a genomic segment contains:
- a CDS encoding fasciclin domain-containing protein — MTTINKIINIALVLTISGVLISCGNTDKNSSSSSKTTNISASNTGQAGVVDDESKANILKIAKNSPDHTTLAKAVEAAEIQNVLVNAGPLTVFAPTNEAFEALPEGTVENLLKPENKSKLAKILTSHASPASLSKEQLADGMNVYLATGQYVKSEEKDGEVYVNGAKILGTVDASNGVVHVVDKVFLVEN; from the coding sequence ATGACTACGATAAATAAAATAATAAATATCGCCTTGGTGTTAACTATTTCAGGGGTGCTAATTTCTTGTGGTAACACTGATAAGAATTCAAGTTCTTCATCAAAAACAACAAACATATCTGCTTCTAATACAGGACAGGCCGGGGTAGTAGATGATGAATCAAAAGCTAATATTTTGAAAATTGCTAAAAATTCTCCAGATCATACAACTTTAGCTAAAGCAGTAGAAGCTGCCGAAATTCAAAATGTCTTGGTTAATGCAGGGCCATTAACTGTTTTCGCTCCTACAAATGAAGCTTTTGAAGCTCTGCCAGAAGGTACGGTAGAGAATTTGTTGAAACCGGAAAACAAATCTAAACTGGCTAAGATACTCACTTCTCATGCTTCTCCCGCTTCTTTGAGCAAAGAGCAGCTTGCAGATGGTATGAATGTATATCTTGCGACAGGGCAGTATGTTAAGTCCGAGGAGAAAGATGGTGAAGTTTATGTAAACGGTGCAAAAATTTTAGGCACAGTTGATGCGTCTAACGGTGTTGTTCATGTGGTAGATAAAGTTTTCCTTGTTGAAAACTAG
- a CDS encoding Smr/MutS family protein: MDPKELPIDGTLDLHTFRPDELGSLIPNFISECLKKEIYEIRIIHGKGTGNLRRSVHALLDRNPNVQTYSLANDRSGWGATIASLKRKQPAN, encoded by the coding sequence ATGGATCCAAAAGAGCTGCCTATTGACGGAACACTGGATCTACATACCTTTCGCCCTGATGAATTGGGATCTTTAATACCCAACTTTATTTCCGAATGCCTAAAAAAAGAGATCTATGAAATTAGAATTATACATGGAAAAGGCACAGGAAATCTTCGTCGCTCGGTACATGCGCTTCTCGACCGCAATCCCAATGTCCAAACTTATTCATTAGCCAACGACCGTAGCGGGTGGGGGGCGACTATTGCATCACTAAAAAGAAAGCAGCCTGCTAATTAA